Proteins from a genomic interval of Rosa chinensis cultivar Old Blush chromosome 2, RchiOBHm-V2, whole genome shotgun sequence:
- the LOC112185108 gene encoding uncharacterized protein LOC112185108 translates to MKMTAAQFGGGAPSTGLRNRTSDFNSVTKKDWVYSLRQTEAKFVALSNRKDLSNVSAVGGSNLSSKHRSQYSRLVAHRRRTRFPVVANQLSSEFGVGCSEVEEKVILKEMHAPLTADRDEPELSDIPVPEAYSPNVKRELLMLSLPAIVGQAIDPIAMLMETAYIGRLGMLHSLKQV, encoded by the exons ATGAAAATGACGGCTGCCCAATTTGGAGGTGGTGCACCTTCTACCGGGTTGAGGAATAGAACCAGTGACTTCAATTCAGTAACTAAGAAAGATTGGGTTTATTCATTGCGGCAAACGGAAGCTAAGTTTGTGGCACTAAGCAATAGAAAGGATTTGAGCAATGTCAGTGCTGTGGGGGGCAGCAATCTGTCATCTAAGCATAGATCACAGTACTCGCGGCTAGTTGCTCATCGCAGAAGGACCCGTTTTCCGGTGGTGGCTAATCAATTGAGTTCGGAGTTTGGTGTCGGTTGCTCTGAGGTTGAGGAAAAGGTGATTCTTAAGGAAATGCATGCTCCCCTAACTGCTGATCGTGATGAACC TGAGTTGAGTGACATTCCTGTCCCTGAAGCATATTCTCCAAATGTGAAACGCGAGCTGCTGATGCTTTCCTTACCTGCAATTGTGGGTCAGGCAATTGATCCCATAGCAATGCTGATGGAGACTGCCTATATTGGTAGACTGGGTATGCTTCACTCCTTGAAACAAGTTTGA